Proteins co-encoded in one Nonomuraea helvata genomic window:
- a CDS encoding DUF3068 domain-containing protein, giving the protein MGRISTLVLIGFGAFFIALAPLLKFWASGQIIAAPADQFGIARLEAKGARYFSLQDLKVLTGDLQIFVTTRGDVKEANSKRVVWDEATVVNDVTNSRPQIDLSERRSAFDRYTGVALNCCGDSIDKEPVTLEGQIYKFPFDVEKKTYKVFNGTAGKAFDAAFVREDNVNGLPVYVFEQNVPPTKTETRSAPANVLGMTGTTGDVQVDRWYDGKTTFWVEPVTGSPVKQEVQRHEVLKTQDGIERSAAFIGTAKMTDQTVSDLVKQAQSGKSQINLLRNIIPLVLLIVGAALVLTGVVLGRRPRGE; this is encoded by the coding sequence ATGGGTCGTATCTCCACGCTCGTCCTCATCGGGTTCGGGGCTTTCTTCATCGCGCTGGCGCCGCTGCTGAAATTCTGGGCGTCCGGCCAGATCATCGCCGCTCCCGCGGACCAGTTCGGCATCGCGCGGCTGGAGGCGAAGGGCGCTCGCTACTTCTCGCTCCAGGACCTGAAGGTCCTCACCGGTGACCTCCAGATCTTCGTCACCACCCGCGGGGACGTGAAGGAGGCCAACTCCAAGAGGGTGGTCTGGGACGAGGCCACGGTGGTCAACGACGTGACCAACAGCCGGCCGCAGATCGACCTCTCCGAGCGCCGCAGCGCCTTCGACCGCTACACCGGAGTGGCGCTCAACTGCTGCGGGGACAGCATCGACAAGGAGCCGGTCACGCTGGAGGGGCAGATCTACAAGTTCCCCTTCGACGTGGAGAAGAAGACGTACAAGGTGTTCAACGGCACGGCGGGCAAGGCGTTCGACGCCGCCTTCGTGCGTGAGGACAACGTCAACGGCCTGCCCGTCTACGTCTTCGAGCAGAACGTCCCGCCGACCAAGACCGAGACCCGCAGCGCGCCCGCCAACGTGCTCGGCATGACGGGCACCACCGGAGACGTGCAGGTCGACCGCTGGTACGACGGCAAGACCACGTTCTGGGTCGAGCCGGTCACCGGCTCCCCGGTCAAGCAGGAGGTGCAGCGCCACGAGGTGCTGAAGACCCAGGACGGGATCGAGCGGTCGGCGGCCTTCATCGGCACCGCGAAGATGACCGACCAGACCGTCAGCGACCTGGTCAAGCAGGCGCAGTCGGGCAAGAGCCAGATCAACCTGCTGCGCAACATCATCCCGCTGGTCCTGCTCATCGTGGGCGCCGCGCTGGTGCTGACCGGCGTCGTCCTCGGCCGGCGGCCCCGCGGCGAGTAA
- a CDS encoding acyltransferase, giving the protein MKSRDAALDGIRAFAALGVWLLHVGSNTGVMYREGMYAWMLARLGIAVPIFFLLSGLLLYRPWARAVIENTPRPKPLLYLWRRVLRVMPVYWLVVVPALWAWSSPDWLGWVKWMLLLQNYFPGEQAAEGLYQMWTLPIEMAFYVVLPVLAWLLHKWARRGGNPPVRLLAGIGVLPVISVVTVIVTREFGQAQLALLLPYHLVFFACGMAMAVLSVWIGHSRVIDALTPQLLVLALLLYAVLSTALAGPRTLTLPTLWESLLRISLEAAVAMLLVAPFALAPRGDSLRHRLVGNPVTAYLGRISYSFFLWHAPLITLQLKLTGAPPFGGDFPSVAVVSFLGTLLLSVGSYHLIEVPALKLGRLPSAPARPPAAPAPAPVAPAP; this is encoded by the coding sequence GTGAAGAGCAGGGATGCGGCCCTCGACGGCATCCGCGCGTTCGCCGCTCTGGGCGTCTGGCTGCTGCACGTCGGCAGCAACACCGGCGTCATGTACCGCGAGGGCATGTACGCCTGGATGCTGGCCCGCCTCGGCATCGCCGTACCCATCTTCTTCCTCCTGTCGGGCCTGCTGCTCTACCGCCCGTGGGCGCGCGCGGTGATCGAGAATACGCCACGCCCCAAACCCCTGCTCTATCTGTGGCGCAGAGTGCTGCGGGTCATGCCGGTCTACTGGCTCGTGGTGGTGCCGGCGCTGTGGGCGTGGAGCTCGCCTGACTGGCTCGGCTGGGTCAAGTGGATGCTGCTGCTGCAGAACTACTTCCCCGGCGAGCAGGCGGCCGAGGGGCTGTACCAGATGTGGACGCTGCCCATCGAGATGGCCTTCTACGTGGTGCTTCCGGTCCTGGCCTGGCTGCTGCACAAATGGGCGCGCCGCGGCGGCAACCCGCCGGTCAGGCTGCTGGCGGGCATCGGGGTGCTGCCGGTGATCTCGGTGGTCACCGTGATCGTGACGCGGGAGTTCGGGCAGGCGCAGCTCGCCCTGCTGCTGCCGTACCACCTGGTGTTCTTCGCCTGCGGCATGGCGATGGCCGTGCTGTCGGTGTGGATCGGGCACAGCAGGGTGATCGACGCGCTGACGCCGCAGCTCCTGGTGCTGGCGCTGCTGCTGTACGCCGTGCTGAGCACCGCGCTGGCCGGGCCGCGCACGCTGACGCTGCCGACCCTGTGGGAGTCGCTGCTGCGGATCAGCCTGGAGGCGGCGGTCGCGATGCTGCTGGTGGCGCCGTTCGCGCTGGCCCCCAGAGGCGACTCGCTCAGACACCGGCTGGTCGGCAACCCCGTGACCGCCTACCTGGGCCGCATCTCCTACAGCTTCTTCCTGTGGCACGCGCCGCTGATCACGTTGCAGCTCAAGCTCACCGGGGCGCCGCCGTTCGGCGGTGACTTCCCCAGCGTGGCGGTGGTGTCGTTCCTGGGCACGCTGCTGCTCAGCGTCGGCAGCTACCACCTGATCGAGGTCCCGGCGCTCAAGCTCGGCCGGCTCCCGTCAGCACCTGCTCGGCCGCCGGCCGCTCCAGCTCCGGCGCCGGTCGCTCCGGCTCCTTGA
- a CDS encoding alpha-(1->3)-arabinofuranosyltransferase domain-containing protein yields MTRKPPIDRIVAGRSAKQPATDRLVAGRPGTGRPKPAPPAPDTTPPTPDTPATMPPVLGAPGTAPPVPGASAAAPPLPGAPASTSAAPDAPVGRDPKMWPPADGGATPPSSTGEKGGRAAAREPVSERVRRRWWLVVCCLGFAVLAFTTKPGNLISDTKMDLALNPLGWLERASHLWDIQHFGQLQNQVAGYIFPMGPFFALGDLAGVTPWVTQRLWLTLLMCVAFLGVERLSRQLGIGAEGTRIVGALAYALAPRTLSILGEISIEWLPAAMLPWILIPLLTASETGQRARGAVRSALAVALCGGVNAVAVLAVLVAPVVYILTRPRPVPRWRLLAWWTGAVSVATLFWTLPLLLVGRYAFSFLPYTETSETTTQVTSLTNVLRGASDWVRYLPVNGVFDQPPGFAIATSAAMVVVTGVLAALGLAGLSRRDLPARGFVVALFLVGVTALVAGHISVLEPVVAEPVRWLLDGPLAPLRNLRKFDPLVRLALSFGLAHLLVRARLPLRTVSAVAFAALVLPVFNQGLAAPGDFKQVPAHWREAAAWLDENAGDDGVLIVPGAKFGEYVWGRPMDEPMQALSTARWTTRQITPPGSVGLTRLLDAIDQRLTAGHGSAGLTAVLRRMGVRYLLVRNDLNRANLQGAWPGRIFEALRESPGVKRLRSFGELVGDKETDDAVESLDAPFPALDLYEVTGSSDLVSVQPVADALAVRGGPDSLLAMGDLGLLGDGPVLVNGDAGKREAPTVVSDALRLRERSFGEIRSNWSPTLTADSKADFSGVRALDLLEKGWLDDSATAEYDGIAGVTASSSVADPYAIAGISTTGRGPWAAVDGNGQTGWESDGSKPAEGEWLRVDLPNRMRIPYVQVMLAPDLLLGQAIKRVAVETESGSLAQDVRRITEPQRLRVPDGPTSWVRVKVLQTVTGEWSYGQRVGIVELSIRGVTPERTIRLPGKGGDVFVMDRGLDERPACMRNQYRWICNATALAKPGEETGFDRTFTAESAATVNVRGSAVLKDPVLADRFTRISADLTSVTGSSQLTLDAVVSPRSAFDGDASTTWIPATDDAQPALAIAWKGRRMISQIRIGRPGGDKQALDVVVTGDRGAVRAGRVDPRGLLTFKPLSTSRLQLRFTPISKRLQVTEIVVPGVAPVGRLAGVPLRLTCGSGPRIEVNGQVIQTKVAGTQADLLEQRPVQIFGCSKARLKAGDNRVRVAGWESFAIDDLVAGALPDKPRGVEGAAVQSTWTPSVREVEVTAPKDSFLVVNENYNAGWRAQIAGKTLKPVRIDGWKQAWELPAGTTGTARLEYVPDRAYWLALVLGLAGIALLTLIALVLRGPRPEHVLETAPASAARLRHLRAPYAVALALAFGGWVANWPGMLAVLGALLVTLVLRDKGLPAHWAAAAVLGAATLSLAAAMVSPGSELLLDVVPQLAACAAMGVLFGQLVKEPERPAPELERPAAEQVLTGAGRA; encoded by the coding sequence GTGACGCGCAAGCCGCCGATCGACCGGATCGTGGCCGGACGCTCTGCCAAGCAACCGGCCACCGACCGCCTGGTGGCCGGACGCCCAGGCACCGGCCGCCCGAAACCCGCGCCACCGGCCCCCGACACGACGCCGCCGACACCCGACACGCCCGCCACCATGCCACCTGTGCTCGGCGCGCCCGGGACCGCGCCGCCTGTGCCTGGCGCGTCCGCCGCCGCGCCGCCTCTGCCTGGCGCGCCCGCCAGCACGTCGGCAGCGCCCGACGCGCCCGTTGGCAGGGACCCGAAAATGTGGCCGCCTGCCGATGGGGGTGCGACGCCGCCGTCCTCCACCGGTGAGAAGGGTGGGCGTGCCGCGGCCCGGGAGCCGGTCAGTGAGCGGGTGCGGCGGCGGTGGTGGCTGGTGGTGTGCTGCCTCGGCTTCGCCGTGCTGGCGTTCACCACCAAACCGGGCAACCTGATCTCCGACACCAAGATGGACCTCGCGCTCAACCCGCTCGGCTGGCTGGAGCGCGCCTCCCACCTGTGGGACATCCAGCACTTCGGCCAGCTCCAGAACCAGGTCGCCGGCTACATCTTCCCGATGGGCCCGTTCTTCGCCCTGGGCGACCTGGCCGGCGTGACGCCGTGGGTGACGCAGCGGCTCTGGCTGACGCTGCTGATGTGCGTGGCGTTCCTGGGCGTGGAGCGGCTGAGCAGGCAGCTCGGCATCGGCGCCGAAGGCACCCGCATCGTGGGCGCGCTGGCGTACGCGCTGGCCCCGCGGACGCTGTCCATCCTCGGCGAGATCTCGATCGAGTGGCTGCCCGCCGCGATGCTGCCGTGGATCCTGATCCCGCTGCTGACCGCCTCGGAGACGGGCCAGCGGGCCCGTGGGGCCGTCAGGTCGGCGCTGGCCGTGGCGCTGTGCGGCGGCGTGAACGCGGTCGCCGTGCTGGCCGTGCTCGTCGCCCCGGTCGTCTACATCCTCACCAGACCGCGCCCGGTGCCGCGCTGGCGGCTGCTCGCCTGGTGGACGGGGGCCGTGTCGGTCGCCACCCTGTTCTGGACGCTGCCGCTGCTGCTCGTCGGCCGGTACGCGTTCTCGTTCCTGCCGTACACCGAGACCTCCGAGACCACCACCCAGGTCACCTCGCTCACGAACGTCCTGCGCGGCGCCTCCGACTGGGTGCGCTACCTGCCGGTCAACGGCGTCTTCGACCAGCCGCCGGGCTTCGCGATCGCCACCTCCGCGGCCATGGTCGTGGTCACCGGCGTGCTGGCGGCGCTCGGCCTGGCCGGGCTGTCCCGCCGGGACCTGCCCGCCAGGGGGTTCGTGGTGGCGCTGTTCCTGGTCGGCGTGACGGCGCTGGTCGCCGGGCACATCAGCGTCCTGGAGCCGGTCGTGGCCGAGCCGGTGCGCTGGCTGCTCGACGGCCCGCTCGCGCCGCTGCGCAACCTGCGGAAGTTCGACCCGCTGGTACGCCTCGCGCTCTCCTTCGGGCTCGCTCATCTGCTCGTGAGGGCCAGGCTGCCCCTGCGTACGGTGTCGGCGGTGGCGTTCGCGGCCCTCGTCCTGCCCGTGTTCAACCAGGGCCTGGCCGCGCCCGGGGACTTCAAGCAGGTGCCGGCGCACTGGCGGGAGGCGGCGGCCTGGCTCGACGAGAACGCCGGCGACGACGGTGTCCTGATCGTGCCGGGCGCCAAGTTCGGCGAGTACGTCTGGGGCCGCCCGATGGACGAGCCCATGCAGGCGCTGTCCACGGCCCGCTGGACCACCAGGCAGATCACGCCGCCGGGCTCGGTGGGCCTGACCAGGCTGCTCGACGCCATCGACCAGCGGCTCACCGCGGGCCATGGCTCGGCCGGGCTGACCGCCGTCCTGCGCAGGATGGGCGTGCGCTACCTGCTCGTCAGGAACGACCTGAACAGGGCGAACCTCCAGGGCGCCTGGCCCGGGCGGATCTTCGAGGCACTGCGCGAATCGCCCGGCGTCAAGCGGCTGCGCTCGTTCGGCGAGCTCGTCGGCGACAAGGAGACCGACGACGCCGTGGAGTCGCTGGACGCGCCGTTCCCGGCGCTGGACCTGTACGAGGTGACGGGCAGCTCGGATCTGGTCTCGGTGCAGCCGGTCGCCGACGCGCTCGCCGTGCGCGGCGGGCCGGACTCGCTGCTCGCGATGGGCGACCTCGGCCTGCTCGGCGACGGCCCGGTGCTGGTGAACGGCGACGCGGGCAAGCGGGAGGCGCCGACCGTGGTCAGCGACGCGCTGCGGCTGCGCGAGCGCTCGTTCGGTGAGATCAGGTCGAACTGGTCGCCCACGCTGACGGCCGACAGCAAGGCGGACTTCTCCGGCGTCAGGGCGCTGGACCTGCTGGAGAAGGGCTGGCTGGACGACTCCGCCACCGCCGAGTACGACGGCATCGCAGGCGTGACGGCCTCCTCCTCGGTCGCCGACCCGTACGCGATCGCCGGGATCAGCACGACGGGACGGGGCCCGTGGGCGGCCGTGGACGGCAACGGTCAGACCGGCTGGGAGAGCGACGGCTCGAAGCCCGCCGAGGGCGAATGGCTCCGCGTGGACCTGCCCAACCGGATGCGGATCCCGTACGTGCAGGTGATGCTCGCCCCCGACCTGCTGCTCGGTCAGGCGATCAAGCGGGTGGCCGTGGAGACCGAGTCGGGGAGCCTGGCGCAGGACGTGCGGCGGATCACGGAGCCGCAGCGGCTGCGCGTCCCCGACGGGCCCACGAGCTGGGTGCGGGTCAAAGTGCTGCAGACGGTTACCGGCGAGTGGAGCTACGGGCAGCGGGTCGGCATCGTCGAGCTGTCCATCCGCGGCGTCACGCCGGAGCGCACGATCAGGCTGCCGGGAAAGGGCGGCGACGTGTTCGTCATGGACCGGGGGCTCGACGAGCGGCCCGCCTGCATGCGCAACCAGTACCGGTGGATCTGCAACGCGACGGCGCTGGCCAAGCCGGGGGAGGAGACCGGGTTCGACCGGACCTTCACCGCCGAGTCCGCCGCGACCGTGAACGTGCGGGGATCGGCCGTGCTGAAGGATCCGGTGCTCGCCGACCGGTTCACGCGCATCAGCGCGGACCTGACCAGCGTGACCGGCTCGTCCCAGCTCACCTTGGACGCGGTGGTCTCGCCCCGGTCGGCGTTCGACGGGGACGCGAGCACCACCTGGATCCCCGCCACCGACGACGCCCAGCCCGCGCTCGCCATCGCCTGGAAGGGCAGGCGGATGATCTCCCAGATCCGGATCGGCCGCCCCGGAGGCGACAAGCAGGCGCTCGACGTGGTCGTGACCGGCGATCGCGGCGCCGTCCGCGCGGGACGGGTCGATCCGCGCGGCCTCCTGACGTTCAAGCCGCTGTCCACCTCGCGGCTCCAGCTCCGCTTCACGCCGATCTCGAAGCGGCTGCAGGTGACCGAGATCGTGGTGCCCGGCGTCGCTCCCGTGGGCAGGCTCGCCGGCGTCCCGCTCAGGCTCACCTGCGGCTCAGGCCCCAGGATCGAGGTGAACGGGCAGGTCATCCAGACCAAGGTCGCCGGTACTCAGGCCGACCTGCTGGAGCAGCGGCCCGTGCAGATCTTCGGGTGCTCGAAGGCCAGGCTCAAGGCCGGCGACAACCGGGTGCGGGTCGCGGGCTGGGAGTCGTTCGCCATCGACGACCTGGTGGCAGGCGCGCTGCCCGACAAGCCGCGCGGCGTGGAGGGAGCGGCCGTGCAGAGCACCTGGACGCCGTCCGTACGCGAGGTCGAGGTGACCGCGCCGAAGGACTCCTTCCTCGTCGTCAACGAGAACTACAACGCCGGCTGGCGGGCACAGATCGCCGGCAAGACGCTCAAACCCGTGCGGATCGACGGCTGGAAGCAGGCCTGGGAGCTGCCGGCCGGGACCACGGGGACCGCGCGCCTTGAGTACGTGCCGGACCGCGCCTACTGGCTCGCGCTCGTCCTCGGTTTGGCCGGGATCGCCCTGCTGACCCTGATCGCCCTGGTCCTGCGTGGCCCGCGCCCGGAGCACGTGCTCGAGACCGCCCCGGCCTCGGCCGCCCGGCTGCGGCACCTGCGCGCGCCGTACGCCGTCGCGCTCGCCCTGGCGTTCGGCGGCTGGGTGGCGAACTGGCCGGGCATGCTCGCGGTCCTCGGCGCCCTGCTCGTGACGCTCGTGCTGCGCGACAAGGGCCTGCCCGCGCACTGGGCGGCCGCCGCCGTCCTCGGCGCGGCCACGCTCTCGCTGGCGGCGGCCATGGTGTCGCCCGGCAGTGAGCTGCTGCTCGACGTGGTGCCGCAGCTCGCCGCCTGCGCGGCCATGGGTGTGCTCTTCGGCCAGCTCGTCAAGGAGCCGGAGCGACCGGCGCCGGAGCTGGAGCGGCCGGCGGCCGAGCAGGTGCTGACGGGAGCCGGCCGAGCTTGA
- a CDS encoding glycosyltransferase family 4 protein — protein sequence MKIAVVNWRDPWHPLAGGAETFAWEMARRFVGAGHQVCFVTARAPGQGRGESVDGVRIVRMGGVFTVYPLVLCWLLLRRGRFDVVLDCQNGIPFFTPWVVRRRTRVLCVVHHVHDRQFGLHLPRWLAAFGRFLEGPAARWTYRRHASVAVSPSTVRAMRERLGWDGPVHIVPNGVSIARPGDVVKSPAPRLVCLGRLVAHKRVHLLLDAVAELRERWPDLAVDIIGRGPEEERLRARLPEGVTLHGYLPEEEKARVVERAWVHVSASQGEGWGLSVLESAALGVPTVAFDVDGLRDAVRHGETGWLLPEGTELAKGVAAALTELDQTYAVKCRAWADRFSWDRSAQRLTALMLGQDVEPGWEAW from the coding sequence GTGAAGATCGCTGTCGTCAACTGGCGTGACCCCTGGCATCCCCTGGCAGGCGGTGCTGAGACGTTCGCCTGGGAGATGGCCCGCCGATTCGTGGGCGCGGGCCATCAGGTGTGCTTCGTCACCGCGCGAGCGCCGGGCCAGGGCCGGGGGGAGTCCGTCGACGGGGTGCGCATCGTGCGGATGGGCGGGGTGTTCACCGTCTATCCGCTGGTGCTCTGCTGGCTGCTGCTCCGGCGCGGCCGCTTCGACGTGGTGCTCGACTGCCAGAACGGGATCCCGTTCTTCACCCCGTGGGTCGTGCGGCGGCGTACCAGGGTGCTCTGCGTCGTGCACCACGTGCACGATCGGCAGTTCGGCCTGCACCTGCCGCGGTGGCTGGCGGCGTTCGGGCGCTTCCTGGAGGGGCCGGCGGCCCGGTGGACCTACCGGCGGCATGCGAGCGTGGCCGTGTCGCCGTCCACGGTGCGGGCCATGCGGGAGCGGCTCGGGTGGGACGGTCCTGTGCACATCGTGCCGAACGGGGTGAGCATCGCCCGGCCCGGTGATGTCGTGAAGAGCCCGGCGCCGCGGCTCGTCTGCCTGGGGCGGCTCGTCGCGCACAAACGCGTTCACCTCCTGCTCGACGCCGTGGCCGAGCTCAGGGAGCGCTGGCCGGACCTGGCCGTGGACATCATCGGCCGCGGTCCCGAGGAGGAGCGGCTGCGCGCCCGCCTGCCTGAGGGCGTCACGCTGCACGGCTACCTGCCGGAGGAGGAGAAGGCGCGGGTGGTCGAGCGGGCATGGGTGCACGTGAGCGCCTCGCAGGGTGAGGGATGGGGACTGAGCGTGCTCGAGTCGGCCGCGCTGGGGGTGCCGACCGTCGCGTTCGACGTGGACGGGCTCCGTGATGCCGTACGGCATGGGGAGACGGGGTGGTTGCTGCCCGAGGGCACGGAGCTGGCCAAGGGCGTAGCCGCGGCACTCACTGAGCTGGACCAGACTTATGCCGTGAAATGTCGGGCATGGGCTGACCGCTTCTCCTGGGACCGCAGCGCGCAGCGCCTCACAGCGCTGATGCTGGGCCAGGACGTCGAGCCGGGCTGGGAGGCGTGGTGA
- a CDS encoding glycosyltransferase yields MPPSPHGDEGTSRPPLLEIVIPAYNEERRLPGGLLQLCAKLARMPFPTAVIVVDNNSTDRTAEIVRNWPRGPVAVRLIRCPAPGKGAAVRTGLLDTGAPFVGFVDADMATDLDAIDIAFGQLLSGERVVVGSRAHLDSHVENRHSKVRELGAFAFRALAGVLVRGVSDTQCGFKFFDGVLAREIAVLLRTSGFAFDVELLARCVGQGAAVKEIPVRWHDMPGSRFSPARHTFGIVMELGRIWLRLRARPRAAADPAWEPPLDPVGYP; encoded by the coding sequence ATGCCGCCCTCTCCACATGGGGACGAGGGGACGAGCCGACCACCACTGCTTGAGATCGTCATTCCCGCCTACAACGAGGAACGACGACTTCCCGGGGGCCTCCTGCAGCTGTGCGCGAAGCTTGCCCGCATGCCGTTCCCGACCGCCGTCATCGTGGTCGACAACAACAGCACGGACCGCACGGCCGAGATCGTCAGAAACTGGCCGCGTGGACCTGTGGCGGTCCGGCTGATCCGGTGTCCGGCTCCCGGCAAGGGGGCCGCCGTACGTACCGGACTGCTCGACACCGGCGCCCCGTTCGTCGGGTTCGTCGATGCCGACATGGCCACCGACCTCGACGCCATCGACATCGCCTTCGGGCAGTTGCTGTCCGGAGAGCGGGTGGTGGTCGGGTCGAGGGCGCACCTGGACTCCCACGTCGAGAACCGCCACAGCAAGGTCCGCGAGCTGGGCGCCTTCGCGTTCCGCGCGCTGGCCGGCGTGCTGGTGCGCGGGGTGAGCGACACCCAGTGCGGGTTCAAGTTCTTCGACGGGGTGCTGGCCCGCGAGATCGCCGTCCTGCTCCGTACCTCCGGCTTCGCCTTCGACGTCGAGCTGCTCGCGCGCTGCGTCGGGCAGGGGGCGGCGGTGAAGGAGATCCCCGTGCGCTGGCACGACATGCCGGGCTCGCGCTTCTCACCGGCCCGGCACACGTTCGGCATCGTGATGGAGCTCGGGAGGATCTGGCTGCGGCTGCGCGCTCGGCCGCGCGCCGCCGCCGACCCGGCCTGGGAGCCGCCGCTCGACCCCGTCGGATATCCGTGA
- a CDS encoding acyl-CoA dehydrogenase: protein MAIGLSEEHEALRESVSGWAERNIPSELLRAGADTRPAFWPGLAEQGLLGLHVPEEHGGSGYGLLETAVAVEALAERMAPGPYVPTVLASAVINASKRPEHLESFADGTLTGAVALTGTLSGTRTEDGSLVVSGTADHVLGGSLADALVLPVATDDGEEWVLVDASSATVTPVKSLDLTRPVAKVELSEVVVPAEGILGGVQSSDVRNIAAILLGAEAAGLASWCVTAAAEYAKVRVQFGRPIGQFQGIKHKLSRMLVALEQARATVWDATRAAERRAGPERARASSPMPTEGRGSATIDAARELDYAAAIAGVMAPDAAVQCAKDAIQTFGGIGYTFEHDVHLYYRRALTLRALLGSSAEWAAKVTELALQGVSREMVIDLPEDAEELRESIRAEIAEIAQLEGKEQKRALAGRGFVMPHLPRPWGRDAKPLEQVLIAQELKAAKVKLPAMIIGAWVVPSIAAYGTQEQQERFLPKTLSGEMIWCQLFSEPGAGSDLASLQMKAEKVEGGWTLTGQKIWTSVAHVAEWGICIARNSSDGSKHEGITYFLVDMKAPGVTVRPLTEMTGENLFNEVFLDGVFVPDDLVVGEVGDGWKVARNTLSNERVSLSSGSGGTGASVPDLLGLIGRLGRELTPAEEQQVAEVVCEGHSINALSLRVTLKQLAGAEPGADASVRKLLSTSHAQHVSETAVELLGPSAVVAADIKLGDAGYWNRAVLATRAMTIYGGTTEVQLNIIGERMLGLPRD from the coding sequence ATGGCGATCGGGTTGAGCGAGGAGCACGAGGCGCTCCGCGAGTCGGTGAGCGGCTGGGCCGAGCGGAACATCCCGTCGGAGCTGCTGCGTGCCGGGGCGGACACGCGCCCCGCGTTCTGGCCGGGCCTCGCCGAACAGGGGCTGCTCGGCCTGCATGTGCCCGAGGAGCACGGCGGCTCCGGCTACGGGCTGCTGGAGACGGCCGTGGCCGTCGAGGCGCTGGCCGAGCGCATGGCTCCGGGGCCCTACGTGCCGACCGTGCTGGCCAGTGCCGTGATCAACGCCTCGAAGCGTCCCGAGCACCTGGAGTCGTTCGCCGACGGCACCCTGACCGGCGCCGTCGCGCTGACCGGCACGTTGAGCGGCACCCGCACGGAGGACGGCTCCCTGGTCGTCTCCGGCACGGCCGACCACGTGCTCGGCGGCTCGCTGGCCGACGCGCTCGTGCTGCCGGTCGCCACGGACGACGGTGAGGAATGGGTCCTCGTCGACGCCTCCTCCGCCACCGTCACCCCGGTCAAGTCCCTCGACCTGACCAGGCCGGTGGCCAAGGTGGAGCTGTCGGAGGTCGTCGTGCCCGCCGAGGGCATCCTGGGCGGCGTCCAGAGCTCCGACGTGCGCAACATCGCCGCGATCCTGCTCGGCGCCGAGGCGGCGGGCCTGGCCTCCTGGTGCGTCACGGCCGCCGCCGAATACGCCAAGGTACGCGTCCAGTTCGGCCGCCCGATCGGCCAGTTCCAGGGCATCAAGCACAAGCTCTCCCGCATGCTCGTCGCCCTCGAGCAGGCTCGGGCCACCGTCTGGGACGCCACTCGCGCGGCGGAGCGGCGAGCCGGGCCGGAGAGAGCGAGGGCGTCCAGCCCGATGCCAACGGAGGGCCGAGGGAGCGCGACCATCGACGCAGCCAGGGAGTTGGACTACGCCGCCGCCATCGCCGGCGTGATGGCCCCCGACGCCGCCGTCCAGTGCGCCAAGGACGCCATCCAGACGTTCGGCGGCATCGGCTACACCTTCGAGCACGACGTCCACCTCTACTACCGCCGCGCCCTCACGCTGCGTGCCCTGCTCGGCTCGTCGGCCGAGTGGGCGGCCAAGGTGACCGAGCTGGCCCTGCAGGGCGTCTCGCGCGAGATGGTGATCGACCTGCCCGAGGACGCCGAGGAGCTGCGCGAGTCGATCCGCGCCGAGATCGCGGAGATCGCCCAGTTGGAGGGCAAGGAGCAGAAGCGGGCCCTGGCCGGGCGCGGCTTCGTCATGCCGCACCTGCCCAGGCCGTGGGGCCGTGACGCCAAGCCGCTGGAGCAGGTGCTGATCGCCCAGGAGCTCAAGGCCGCCAAGGTCAAGCTGCCCGCGATGATCATCGGTGCGTGGGTGGTGCCGTCCATCGCCGCGTACGGCACCCAGGAGCAGCAGGAGCGCTTCCTGCCGAAGACGCTCAGCGGCGAGATGATCTGGTGCCAGCTCTTCTCCGAGCCGGGCGCCGGCTCCGACCTGGCCTCGCTGCAGATGAAGGCCGAGAAGGTCGAGGGCGGCTGGACGCTCACCGGGCAGAAGATCTGGACCTCCGTCGCCCACGTGGCCGAGTGGGGCATCTGCATCGCCCGCAACTCCAGCGACGGCTCCAAGCACGAAGGCATCACGTACTTCCTGGTCGACATGAAGGCCCCGGGCGTCACCGTCAGGCCGCTGACCGAGATGACCGGCGAGAACCTGTTCAACGAGGTCTTCCTCGACGGCGTCTTCGTCCCCGACGACCTGGTTGTGGGCGAGGTCGGCGACGGCTGGAAGGTCGCCCGCAACACGCTCTCGAACGAGCGCGTCTCGCTGTCGTCCGGCTCCGGCGGCACCGGCGCCTCCGTGCCCGACCTGCTGGGCCTGATCGGGCGGCTCGGCCGCGAGCTGACGCCGGCCGAGGAGCAGCAGGTGGCCGAGGTGGTCTGCGAGGGCCACTCGATCAACGCGCTCTCGCTGCGGGTCACGCTCAAGCAGCTGGCCGGGGCCGAGCCGGGCGCGGACGCCTCCGTACGGAAGCTGCTGTCCACCTCTCACGCCCAGCACGTCTCGGAGACGGCGGTCGAGCTGCTCGGCCCGTCGGCGGTCGTGGCCGCCGACATCAAGCTCGGCGACGCGGGCTACTGGAACCGGGCGGTGCTCGCCACCAGGGCGATGACCATCTACGGCGGCACCACGGAGGTGCAGCTCAACATCATTGGCGAGCGCATGCTGGGCCTGCCGAGGGACTAG